In the Peptoclostridium acidaminophilum DSM 3953 genome, one interval contains:
- a CDS encoding metal-dependent hydrolase: MTGKTHISIGVAASFCAADALGIMPGAEYIAAAAVGSMLPDIDHPGGMLNRKILPASNGIDKLVIYVILAFLSGYLYMKNSGMGSILYIVPIFLIVAFSKHRGVTHSMLGSVVFAYAAYKIGFETGRESLAFPFAIGYVLHIVADIFNSGGVQLFYPAKKRISLLKAFKSGSAGEKTLFLTFSLLAFYMAFKVYFG; this comes from the coding sequence ATGACAGGCAAAACACACATATCTATTGGCGTGGCGGCTTCATTTTGCGCGGCAGATGCATTGGGGATAATGCCGGGAGCCGAATACATAGCGGCAGCAGCTGTAGGCAGTATGCTTCCCGACATAGACCATCCGGGGGGTATGCTCAACAGAAAAATACTTCCAGCATCAAACGGAATAGACAAGCTTGTAATATATGTGATTCTGGCGTTTCTTTCAGGATACCTGTATATGAAAAATTCCGGTATGGGGTCCATTCTATATATAGTGCCTATTTTTTTGATTGTCGCATTTTCAAAGCACAGGGGTGTGACGCACAGCATGCTTGGAAGCGTTGTCTTCGCATATGCGGCATACAAAATAGGGTTTGAAACGGGAAGGGAGAGCCTCGCTTTTCCTTTTGCAATAGGATATGTGCTCCATATAGTGGCTGACATTTTCAATTCAGGAGGAGTCCAGCTTTTTTATCCGGCAAAAAAGAGAATCAGCCTGCTAAAAGCCTTTAAATCGGGAAGCGCCGGAGAAAAAACGCTGTTTCTGACATTCTCGCTGCTGGCATTCTATATGGCTTTCAAAGTGTATTTTGGATAG
- a CDS encoding pyridoxal phosphate-dependent aminotransferase has protein sequence MLSQRALNITPSVTIGINSKVAKLREQNIEIINLSVGEPDFPTPEKAKLAAIEAIVHNKTRYDMVSGLKQLKNSIVEKLEKENKVSYTSDQIVVSSGAKHAITNALMAVINPGEEVLIPIPYWVSYPETVKLVGGIPVFVDADKSNSFKVTVSDIEKHISDKTRVIIISNPSNPTGAIYSKKELEEIVNYCIEKNIIILADEIYEKINYEGEFTSIASLSDKAKEMTITINGFSKSASMTGWRVGYTASSSAIAKAIISIQGHLVSHPSTISQWAAFAALDKCESDMDNMVEVFKQRRDLAASLFDKISEISYVYPQGAFYIYADISSLRDKLPHNESLSMAFCESLLEKERVAVVPGIAFGTDDFIRMCYACSNEEITEGINRIGNFIKSL, from the coding sequence ATGCTTTCACAAAGAGCTCTGAACATCACCCCGTCAGTTACAATAGGAATAAACAGCAAGGTTGCAAAACTAAGAGAACAAAATATTGAAATAATCAACCTCAGCGTGGGAGAACCTGACTTTCCTACTCCTGAAAAGGCAAAACTTGCTGCAATAGAGGCAATAGTCCACAACAAGACCAGATATGACATGGTTTCTGGATTGAAACAGCTTAAAAATTCGATAGTTGAAAAGCTTGAAAAGGAAAACAAGGTTTCATACACGAGCGACCAGATCGTCGTATCGAGCGGTGCCAAGCATGCTATAACAAATGCTCTGATGGCTGTAATAAATCCAGGAGAAGAGGTCCTAATACCAATACCCTACTGGGTGAGCTATCCCGAAACAGTAAAGCTAGTGGGCGGAATTCCTGTATTCGTAGATGCAGACAAGTCAAACAGCTTCAAGGTTACAGTTTCAGACATAGAAAAGCATATAAGCGACAAAACCAGAGTGATAATAATATCAAATCCTTCAAACCCTACAGGGGCAATTTATTCAAAAAAAGAGCTTGAAGAGATAGTAAACTACTGCATCGAGAAGAACATAATAATACTTGCAGACGAGATATATGAAAAGATAAACTATGAAGGCGAATTTACAAGCATAGCGTCCCTTTCCGACAAGGCAAAGGAAATGACTATAACCATAAATGGATTTTCCAAGTCCGCGTCAATGACAGGCTGGAGAGTAGGCTACACAGCATCTAGCAGTGCCATAGCAAAAGCCATAATATCAATACAGGGCCACCTCGTATCCCACCCAAGCACAATCTCACAGTGGGCAGCCTTCGCAGCACTCGACAAATGCGAATCGGACATGGACAACATGGTGGAGGTGTTCAAGCAAAGAAGAGACCTTGCAGCCTCTCTGTTTGACAAGATAAGTGAAATTTCATATGTATACCCTCAGGGAGCGTTTTATATATACGCCGACATATCGAGCCTAAGGGACAAGCTGCCTCACAACGAGAGCCTCTCAATGGCGTTTTGTGAAAGCCTTCTTGAAAAGGAAAGAGTGGCTGTTGTTCCGGGAATAGCTTTCGGAACAGACGATTTCATAAGAATGTGCTATGCGTGCTCAAACGAAGAAATAACAGAGGGAATAAACAGGATAGGCAATTTTATAAAATCGCTTTAA
- the ltrA gene encoding group II intron reverse transcriptase/maturase, producing the protein MSKPYKIPKKVVLEAYKRVKANKGSAGIDGITFEVFDENLEKNLYKIWNRMSSGSYIPAPVLAVEIPKKTGGTRRLGIPTITDRIAQMVARMIVEPKVEPIFHEDSYGYRPNKSALEAVGRARERSWKYDYVIELDVKGLFDNIDHELLMRVVEKHVDEKWAKLYIKRWLEAPFTTKEGQHIARKAGTPQGGVISPVLANMFLHYAFDRWMERNYPKCPFERYADDAVIHCQTPTQAKQLKQALTERMLECRLELHPEKTRIAYCHDKDRKENYPVRSFDFLGYTFKAMNIKCRDGILRYNFIASVSKTSCKSFRDKIKALEIHKRTGSSINIIAEIINPIVRGWMNYFSKYNPSAMKYSLDCVDRRLVKWAMCKFKHFRGHRRRAEKWLSEVKSREPGLFAHWKLRYIS; encoded by the coding sequence ATGAGCAAACCGTACAAAATACCGAAGAAAGTAGTACTTGAGGCATATAAAAGAGTGAAGGCAAACAAGGGAAGTGCCGGGATAGATGGCATAACCTTTGAGGTCTTTGATGAAAATCTCGAAAAGAACTTATACAAGATATGGAATAGGATGAGCTCAGGAAGCTACATTCCCGCCCCGGTTTTGGCAGTTGAAATACCTAAAAAGACCGGAGGGACAAGGCGACTGGGCATACCTACCATCACCGACCGAATAGCGCAAATGGTAGCAAGAATGATTGTCGAGCCTAAGGTTGAACCCATTTTTCACGAGGACTCATACGGATACAGGCCAAACAAATCTGCATTAGAAGCAGTGGGAAGAGCCCGTGAGCGAAGCTGGAAGTACGACTACGTGATAGAACTGGATGTGAAGGGTCTGTTCGATAATATCGACCATGAACTTCTCATGCGCGTGGTAGAAAAGCACGTGGATGAAAAGTGGGCCAAGCTCTATATAAAGAGATGGCTCGAAGCCCCTTTCACAACTAAAGAAGGACAACACATAGCTCGGAAAGCCGGAACCCCTCAAGGTGGCGTTATCAGCCCTGTGTTGGCGAACATGTTCCTACACTATGCGTTTGACCGTTGGATGGAAAGGAATTATCCGAAATGTCCTTTTGAGAGATACGCCGATGATGCCGTTATTCATTGTCAAACGCCTACACAAGCCAAACAGCTGAAGCAAGCGCTGACGGAAAGAATGTTGGAATGTCGATTGGAACTTCATCCCGAAAAGACTCGGATTGCTTACTGTCACGATAAAGACAGGAAGGAAAACTATCCAGTCAGAAGCTTTGATTTTCTCGGATACACATTTAAAGCGATGAATATCAAGTGCAGGGACGGAATTCTAAGGTATAACTTCATCGCATCCGTAAGCAAAACGTCTTGTAAGAGCTTTAGAGATAAAATCAAGGCCTTGGAAATTCACAAAAGAACTGGGAGTTCCATAAACATCATAGCTGAAATCATAAACCCGATAGTGAGGGGATGGATGAACTATTTCAGCAAGTACAATCCGTCAGCCATGAAATACTCCCTGGACTGCGTAGATAGAAGACTCGTAAAGTGGGCGATGTGTAAGTTCAAACACTTTAGGGGACATAGAAGACGGGCAGAAAAATGGCTCTCTGAGGTTAAAAGCAGAGAGCCGGGACTATTCGCACATTGGAAACTTCGGTATATCAGTTAA
- the ltrA gene encoding group II intron reverse transcriptase/maturase, with the protein MKAEYRKGCLQRDSVERQEYAGAQSTSARESKERDGAIDLLERILERDNLNRAYKQVKRNHGAPGIDGMTVEDAFSWIRENRDELLQSIRDGSYKPSPVRRKEIPKSDGGVRKLGIPTVIDRVIQQAIAQKLQPIFEPIFSEGSYGYRPKRSAQQAILKVKSYAKQGYGHAVEIDLSKYFDTLNHELLLNLLRKKFQDNRVIELIKKYLKSGVMANGVFSKTEEGSPQGGPLSPLLANIYLNEFDKEMEGRGVKIVRYADDIVVLAKSKRAAVRLMETCSRYLEDRLKLRVNAQKSKVVSVFAIKHFKFLGFCLGKNGKGIYIRAHRESLSKAKRKLKELTRRNQGRNVRMVMENVKRYIRGWLGYYNVADIKRTLLKWNEWMRRRIRMYIWKQWKKPRTRVKNLTKLGIPEWQAYQWGNTRLGYWRIAGSAVLSRSITNEKLVQAGYYDFPAQYEQLRKMHLSG; encoded by the coding sequence TTGAAAGCAGAATACCGAAAGGGCTGCCTGCAAAGGGATAGCGTGGAACGTCAAGAGTATGCAGGAGCGCAGAGCACCAGCGCTCGGGAAAGCAAAGAAAGAGATGGTGCAATCGACCTGCTCGAAAGGATACTGGAACGGGATAACCTCAACAGAGCCTACAAGCAGGTCAAGCGTAACCATGGAGCGCCAGGAATCGATGGAATGACTGTCGAGGATGCGTTTTCGTGGATAAGGGAAAATAGGGATGAACTTCTGCAAAGCATCAGGGATGGAAGCTATAAGCCGAGTCCGGTGCGACGCAAGGAAATTCCCAAATCCGATGGTGGTGTGCGAAAACTGGGGATTCCCACGGTAATAGACCGAGTCATCCAGCAGGCCATAGCGCAGAAGTTACAACCCATCTTCGAACCAATATTTTCAGAAGGAAGCTATGGCTACCGTCCGAAAAGAAGCGCACAGCAAGCGATTCTAAAAGTGAAAAGCTATGCAAAGCAGGGATACGGACACGCAGTAGAAATAGACCTGTCCAAATACTTTGACACCTTGAACCATGAACTGCTTCTTAACCTTCTGCGAAAGAAATTCCAAGACAACCGCGTGATAGAGCTCATCAAGAAATATCTAAAGAGTGGAGTCATGGCAAACGGAGTATTCAGCAAAACTGAGGAAGGCTCGCCGCAAGGCGGGCCGCTTTCACCTTTACTGGCCAACATCTACCTGAATGAATTCGACAAGGAGATGGAAGGCCGAGGGGTTAAGATAGTCAGATATGCGGATGACATTGTGGTGCTTGCGAAAAGTAAACGAGCCGCAGTACGTCTAATGGAAACCTGTAGCAGATATCTTGAGGACAGACTCAAACTCAGAGTGAACGCCCAAAAGAGCAAGGTGGTAAGCGTGTTTGCAATAAAGCACTTCAAGTTCCTAGGGTTTTGCCTCGGGAAGAACGGAAAGGGAATATACATACGAGCTCACCGGGAATCCCTTTCAAAGGCGAAACGAAAGTTGAAGGAACTGACCCGCAGGAATCAGGGAAGGAATGTGCGCATGGTCATGGAGAACGTCAAAAGATACATCCGTGGATGGCTTGGCTACTATAATGTGGCTGACATCAAACGAACTCTGCTCAAATGGAACGAATGGATGCGCCGAAGGATTCGCATGTATATCTGGAAGCAATGGAAGAAACCAAGAACGAGGGTGAAGAACCTGACGAAACTGGGCATTCCAGAGTGGCAGGCATACCAATGGGGCAACACGCGGCTGGGATACTGGCGTATAGCAGGTAGCGCGGTTTTATCCCGCTCCATCACAAATGAAAAGCTCGTACAGGCCGGATACTATGACTTTCCGGCGCAGTACGAGCAATTACGCAAAATGCACTTAAGCGGTTGA